The sequence below is a genomic window from Verrucomicrobiia bacterium.
TGCGGTCAATCCACTTACCAACCCATAACTTCCAATGATTGGCGTCAAAGGTTTCGATATTATCTTTCCGCGCGAGTACCTGCGCGCAGCGCTGCTGGTCTCACTGCTGAGCGTTTGGGTCCTGGTAGGGCTCTTTTACTACCTGAATCGCTATACCAAACGGTATTATTTCAATATCTGGACAGCCGCCTGGCTCTTTTATGCCCTGTGGCTGACCATTGGAATTAATGTGCCCAGCCCCGCGCAAGGCTTTTTTGTAGTCATGATTCGGGACTGGTGCATCTCGCTTTCTGCCGCCTTTTTGCTTTGGGGCAGCCTCTCCTTCATGGAATACAAAACGCCCCAAAGTCTGTTTGGCTGTTTTATAGCTTTTCTTCTGGCTTGGGGTTATGCCGGGCGCCTGATTGCCCACGACCCCTTCTACGTTCAATGCCCCACGTTCGTGCTGACCGGCCTGGCCAGCATGTTCGCCGGTTTTAGCTTCTATCGTTTCCGCCAACACCGCCCCTTTGTGGCCGTCGGCATGCTCTTTCTCGGGTTCTTTCTCTGGGGCATTTACTTGATGACCTACCCCATCTCGCAAAAGTTTGATACCCTTATTAACGCAGGGTTTCTCTTCTCGGCTGTGCTCCAGCTCTTCATCGCCGTGAGCATGATCGTGCTCGTGCTCGAGGAAGCGCGGCACATCAACAAAAAAGTGCTCGAACAGATTCAATCGATTGATTCTGAGAAACGCGAACTCCAGATCAAGGTGCTTTCTGCCGAAGAGAAGTGCCGCAGCCTCTTTCAGCAGGCCAGTTTGCGCGAGGAACTCCAGAACGCCTATGACGAATTGCGCCAGACCCAGCAATCGGTCATGCAGCAGGAGCGCTTGCGCGCCCTGGGCCAGATGGCCAGCGGCATTGCCCACGACATCAATAATGCCCTCTCCCCTATCCTCGCTTTCTCCGAGATGTTGCTCAAAAAAGAGCCGACCCTCACCGACAACTCCCGGCGCAACCTCGAGAACATCCGCACCTCGGCTGAGGATATCGCCGAAATCGTCTGCCGGATGGGCGAGTTCTATCGCCGCCGCGAACACAAAGACCCTCTGCGCCTGGTCTCGCTGGAAAAGCTGGTCCAGCAAGTCATCGATTTAACCAGCCCCTGTTGGAGGGACATCCCTCAAAGCCGCGGCACGGTCGTCCAGGTGCGCACCCGCTTCGAGGACCCGTTGCCGGAGCTTTATTGCAATGAATCCGAGTTGCGCGAGGCTTTTACCAACCTGGTGCTCAACTCCGTTGATGCCATGCCCCAAGGTGGATTGATCACCCTTGGCGCCCGCCCCGTCAACCTCGCCACGACTCCCGGCCAGAGCCAAAATCCAACTCACATCGTGCTGGAAGTCACCGATAACGGCACAGGCATGGACGAAACCACCCGCCAACGCTGCCTCGAACCCTTCTTTTCAACCAAACGACAGCGCGGCGGCTCCGGCTTGGGCCTGGCTATGGTCTATGGCACTGTCGAGCGCCATGAAGGTAAAATCGAAGTCCAAAGCGAGCTCAACAAGGGCACCACCGTTCGCCTGGTCCTGCCTCTGCGCCAACCGCCCAAACCGAAAGAGCCGGTTTTGTCTTCCGCGTCCCGCCCCGGCTCCTCGTTGCGGGTGCTGTGCATCGATGATGAACCATTGCTGCGTGAGTTGCTTAAAGAGGTGCTCGAGTTCTATCACCATGAGGTCGAAGCGGCCGACGGCGGCGAACTGGGTCTGGACATATTCAAAAAAGCAAAAACCGCCGGCAAGCCCTTCGATGTCGTCATCACCGACCTGGGCATGCCCGGCCTCAATGGCCGTGAGGTGGCTGAGAGGATCAAATCCGAATCGCCCGGCACCGGTGTGATCATGCTGACTGGCTGGGGGACAATGCTCGAAGAACGAGGAGAAGACGTCGCCAAGGTCGATGCTGTGCTCAGCAAACCCCCGCGTGTCAACGAACTCGTTGAGACCCTTGCCAAAGTCACCGGCACTGCTATGCCTAAGGAAGCCTATGTCGCGCGCGAACCTGCCGAAGCAGCTTGTAACTGAGGGCGCTTCGGCTCCTGGACCCTCCCTGAGATGGGATGATAGTACGCTCCTCACCGACGGCGCCCTGCGCGTACTGCGCACCGGCCCGACGCCCACCCGACTAACATTGTCGTCTCGGTAGCTGCGGGCCAAATCACCCTCTCCTGGCCCAACGATTACCTCGGTTGGACACTGCAGGCTCAGACCAACGTTTTCTTTTCGCGATAATTCTCGTAATTCTCCGCCTCCCTTTGCCACTCAACGTAACTGGGGATTTACAACTTGAGGCTCGCGCGCTGGGCAATCACCAGGTGAACTTCGTAATTCATTGTGCTGCGATCGTGGAGTCGAAGGCGCCACGGGAGCTTCTCACGTTCCGCCACGAGCTTGAGAGTGGTGAGCGAACCGGGATGCGCCCCGGGAGTCAGGAGCGCTCGAAGAACGGCCTCGCAGGAGCCACCCAATGGCCCGCGTTGCGAATGGCCTCCTACCCACGCTTCCAACGCCGTGGCCGTGGGTGACCAGTCGTATGGACAGGTCAATATCGCCTTGCCCCCCTCCTTGAGCAGCCTCCCTATGGAAACGAGTAATTCGCGCGGAGAGGAAACGCAGTCCAGCACATTGAGGTTAACCGCCAAGGCAAATGTGTCCGCTGGGAGGGGGAGCGCAGTGGCATCACAGGCCCAGAAATCCACCTGTTCCGGATGAGCAAACCTGGTGGCGAATTCCCGCCGTTCGTACACTAGACCGGCGCGGCGCAGTGGATAACGCACCGTGCCTTCATGAAGGACTTCCGAGGCGAAGCGCAACATTGGATAATTTAAATCGACGCCCAGGACCAGTTCAGACCCCGCCTCGGCCAAAGCCAATGAACTGCGGCCTACTGAACAGCCCAGATCAATGATTGGACCCGCCTGCAAGGTCGCGGCAAGCTCAAGACCAGCTTGCAGTGACTCCATCATCGAACCCGGTTTGAATTCTCCTGTAGCAAATCCCGGGTCCAGGTCTCCATAGTGCTCCCACACATACGAGCTGATCTGTTGGCGGGTTTGATCGAAAGCAGAGCCAGGCCCGCAACAATCCCCTAGGATGCTCTCGATCAGCGGACTTATATCCCGCCTCATGGAGATAAGGCCAAAGTTGTCCGCCACATACTGGCGCAAGTTGCCAATCAGCAGAGGGATGCCATCAATGATCGGGTACTCCCGCCGGCAATCGGTGTTGCCGCAATGCAGCACCCCCTCCAACACATCGCCCTGTCGCTCCCGGCATACTTGAGCAATGCGGAGCGGAAAATCGCCGTGGCCGGCCCCGCGGCAGACCGGGCAAACTGGGCGCAGTGTTTCGAAATGGCGGAGTCTCACTTGGGTCAACCCCCAATGAGCACCGTTGGGCAGCCGGGAGGCAGAATCATGCCCGTCGGGCTGGGAATTGGAGCGACGCAGGCCGAGTGCATGGTCATGTCGCCCACCCGCGCAGCCGGCAATCCACCGACCAAGACAGTGGCAGAAGCCTGCATAATCATCCCGGGGCCGCCTGGGACACAACCGGGAAGCAAACAAGGCGCCGTCATATCGGTCATACGGGCCGCAGGCGCACCGCCAATGAGAACGGTCGGCTCTCCTTTAATGATGGCCAACGGCAGGGCCGGGTGCGGCACGGGTGTGGGGACGGGCGCTGGAGGATGAATAGGCGCATGACAATGAGGGGCCTGTTGAAGCACTAAATCGCCCATGCGCGCAGCGGGGTTGCCCATAGTTTTACCAAGGATAACCGTTCCGGGCATGGAAGCAAGCCATGTCGCCGTATGCGCGACTTTGCATAAGGCCGCTTGACAAACCAGCCCGGGCCGCTCATCGGGAACGGGTGTCAGCCGAGCTTGAGATTCCGTTCTTTATTTCGACAAAATTCCTTAGCAATTGCAGCCCCGCATTCTGGCTTTTCTCGGGATGAAATTGGGTGGCAAAGATGTTATCCCGCCAAACCGCTGATGCGAAGGTTTGACCATAATCCGTACGGGTCGCGACAATCGAGTCATCAACGGGCTGAGGAAAGAAGCTGTGGACAAAATAGAAATAGCTGCCATCAGGAACACCGTTGAAAAGAGGGCATGCTTTGTTTATAATTTCGATCTGATTCCACCCAATCTGAGGGACCTTCAGCCCATTTGACTGCTCAAATCGAACGACCTTCCCTTTAAAAACTGCCAAGCCGGCAGCGCAACTGTTGAACTCCTCGCTATGCTCAAACAGGGCCTGGTAACCGACGCAGATGCCAAGAAAAGGACGGCCCGACTTGATAAATTCCCGTGTTGCGTCGAGCAACTCCTGCCGTTTCAAGGCAAGCATGCAATCGTCAAAAGCCCCTACACCCGGCAACACGGCTGCTCCGGCGCCGTCCATTTCGTGTGGGTGTCGCGCAATGCGAACCTCTGCGCCAACCTTTAGCAGCGCCTTGTGCACGCTGCGCAGGTTGCCGGAACCATAATCCAGTAATGCGATCACCAGTTCACATTATGATCAGAGCCCGGGTGTTGCAACACAGGCCGCGATAGCTTTTTAGCTTTTTTTGATCTCCGCTTGACTCCGGTACAGAAGTGCTATGTTTTGCTGGTTATTGGATGTATCCCCTGGCTAAAGGGCCTGATGGCATTTACGGAATGAACAATTAACTCAAGAATATTTATGGCATACGAATTACCACCGCTACCCTATCCGAAAGAGGCGCTCGAACCGCATATTGATGCGCAGACCATGGAGATTCATCACGACAAACACCACGGCGCGTATGTGGCAAATGTTAATAAGGCCATTGCGGGCAAAGCCGATTTGGAACGAAAATCTGTGGAAGAGCTGATCAGCAACCTGGATGCGGTGCCTGCGGATGTGCGCGGCGTGGTGCGCAATAACGGGGGCGGCCATGCCAACCACTCGATGTTTTGGAAACTGCTTGCGCCCCGGGCGGGCGGCGCCCCGGCCGGCAAGCTGGCCGATGATATCAAAGGCGCCTTTGGGAGTTTCGACGCGTTCAAGGAAAGGTTCGAGGCTGCGGCGATGGGGCGTTTCGGCAGCGGTTGGGCCTGGCTGGTTGTCAACCAGGGCAAGCTCGAGATCGTTTCTACCGCCAACCAGGACAATCCTCTAATGGGCCGCGGCGTAAGCGGCGCTGAGGGCAAACCGGTCTTCGGCTGCGATGTCTGGGAACACGCTTATTACCTGAAGTATCAGAACCGCCGCGCGGAATATCTCAAGGCATTCTGGAACGTGGTGAACTGGCCTGAGGTGGCAAAGAACTACGAAGCAGCGAAGAAGTAGGTTGGTTCAGAGCTTGCGCCGTCAGCAGTAGTCCGGGGAAAAACGGCAGAGGACTGCCACAGTCCAAGACGCTTCGCGCGATTGAGGCCGATCTGCTCATCCCTCATCCTTCTTCCTTGATCCCCTCGTTACTCATTCCCCTTGCTGCTTCCCAGGCGAGGATGGCCTGCTTGCGGGGCTGTCCCCAACGATAACCGCCCCAAAGGCCTTGCTTGCGGATAACCCGATGGCAGGGGATGAGATAGGCAATGGGATTCGCGCCCACGGCCGAACCGATAGCCCGCGAGGCGCGGGGGGCGCCGATAAAATGTCCCAAAGCCTCATAGCTGACAAGGGCACCCATAGGAATTCGCAGTAGCGCTTGCCAGACTTTGATTTGAAAATTACTGCCCATTAGCAACAGGCTCAGGGGCTTTTTATTTCCATGGCCGATATTCGAAAAAATCCGGTTCACAAGTGAAAGGGTTTGCGCACCGCCTTCAATCAACTCGGCGTTGCGCCAGAGGTCCTTTAGGCCGTCCAAGGCGGTCTCCTCGCCGCCATTGCCGAAGAAACTCAGCCAGCAAATGCCGCGTCCAGTCCGCCCCAGCAAACAGCGGCCAAAAGGTGTTGCCGCAAATCCATAATGAATTTGGATTCCTCCTCCACGGGTTTTGTACTCTCCCGGGGTGACCGCTTCGATATTTAGAAAAAGGTCATGCAACCGGCTTGGGCTCGACAGGCCCGAATCCAGAGCTGCCTCGAGCACGGGTTTGGAATTCAGCAGTTGCTGTTTGGCATGTTCAATGGTTAGGAATTGAAGAAAGCGTTTTGGGCTGATGCCGGCCCAGCGACTGAAGACTCGCTGGAAATGATATTCACTCATGTGAACGGCGCGAGCCACGGTGGCCAGGGCCGGTTGTTGGAGGTAGCGCTCTTGCAGGAAGAGGATGGCGCGTTCGATGCGAGCGTAATCCAAGGCGGCCTGGCTGAGGGGGACAGTGGGGCTATTTGCCATTGAGTTCATTACAGAAGAATACGGCTTAGAGGCCAAAAGCCCCCACCCGATTCTTGCTGAGGTGTGATTCAGGCGAAATCAGAGCCTCCTCACGTCGGCTCCTGCAATTCTAAAGGGCTTTCCAAGACCCTTAAAGCGACGGAGGACTGCCGCAGCCCAAGACGCTAGCGCGCCTCCCGCCAAGCCAACAGGCGAGCGCACGCCAGAGCAGTCCCGCTGCCTTGGCGTGCGCGTCATTATTGCCTTACCCGACAAGTGGATTCTCCGCAGCGGCTAAAGCAGGTGGCGCGAGGGCTTCCTCCGGCTCGGGTTCTTCCTGTATCTCGACGAGGGGTTTGAGGCGTACCTTGCGGTGATAATCGAATCCTGTTCCCGCCGGGATGATGTGGCCCATGATGACGTTTTCTTTGAACCCGCGCAGGTAATCGACTCGGGCGCGAGTTGCGGCCTCGGTTAGAACGCGCGTGGTATCCTGGAAGGATGCGGCACTCAGGAAGCTCTCGGTTTCAAGCGAGGCCTTGGTAATGCCAAGCAGCACCGGCTGCGCCTCGGCAGGCTTGCCGCCCATTTTCTCCACCCTCTGGTTCTCTTCTTCGAACTCGAGCTTATCGACCTGTTCGCCCCAGAGGAAGGTGGTGTCCCCGGGCTCAGTGATGCGAACCTTTCGGAGCATTTGCCGGACGATAATTTCAATGTGTTTGTCATTGATGGTCACACCCTGCAGGCGATAGACCTCCTGCACCTCGTTGACGAGGTGTTCCTGCAACTCCTGCGGGCCGCAAATATCGAGGATTTCATGCGGGTCAATCGGGCCTTCGGTCAACTGCTGTCCTTTTTTGACATAGTCGCCCTTGAACACGATGACGTGCTTGCCGATGGGGATGAGATGCTCCTCTTCGACCTGGGTTTGCTGGTCCTTGATCAGGATGCAGCGCTTGCCCCGTACGCTTGGTCCGAAATCGACGATACCGTCGATCTTCGAGATTTCAGCGGCGTCCTTGGGCCGGCGCGCCTCGAACAACTCGGCCACACGGGGCAGACCGCCGGTGATGTCCTTGGTCTTGGAAGTCTTGCGCGGGGTCTTGGCCATGAGGGTGCCGGCCACAATCCGATCCCCCTCGGCGACCACAATATGGGCTCCGGAAGGAATGGGGTAGTTGGCCAGCGGCTCATCCTGGTTATCCAGGATTATAATCTGGGGATGCAGGTCTTCCTTGTGCTCGATGACGACCATGGCTTCCTGCTGGGTCTGCTCATCAAGTTCCTGTTTCATCGTAACCCCTTCGATGATGTCGGCGAACTTCACCCGGCCAGCTTTTTCGGAGAGGATGGGGACGTTGTATGGGTCCCACTGGACAAAGGTTTCACCCTTCTTAACCTTGCTCCCATCCTTCACCGCGATAACCGAGCCGATGACAACGTTGTGCTGTTCCAACTCCCGGCCATCGTCAGCCAGAATAGAGACGGAGCCGTTTTTGTTGAGCACTATGTTATTGCCGTCCTCCAACTCGACCAGGCGCAGTTCATTATAACGGACGGTGCCGTCGTACTTGGCCTTGATCTGGGGCTGTTTGAACACCTGCGATGCCGTTCCACCGATGTGGAAGGTGCGCATGGTGAGCTGGGTTCCAGGCTCACCGATTGATTGGGCGGCGATAATCCCCGTCGCCTCCCCAAGTTTCACCCGAGCGCCCGTGGCCAGATTTCGGCCATAACAATTGACGCAGACGCCGTGTTTGCTCTCGCAAGTGAGCACCGAGCGTATTTTCACCCGCTCGACACCGGAAGTTTCGATCTGGCGCGCCTTGATTTCATCGATCTCGTCGTTGGCACGTACCAGCAATTCCTTCGGGTTCTGTGGATTGAAAACGTCATCGCAAGAATGCCGGCCAATCAGCCGTTCACTCAGCCGGACCACTTCGTCCTCGCCTTCAAAGATGGCTTGGACCCAGATGCCGTTGGTTGTGCCGCAATCGTCTTCGCGGATAATCACGTCCTGGGCGACATCGACGAGTTTGCGGGTCATGTAACCCGAGTCGGCGGTTTTGAGGGCCGTATCGGCGAGACCTTTTCGTGCGCCGTGGGTCGAGATGAAATACTCCAGGACGGTGAGGCCCTCGCGAAAGTTCGAGAGAATGGGTTTCTCGATGATATCTCCGGAAGGTTTGGCCATCAGACCGCGCACGCCGGCGAGTTGGCGCACCTGCTGTCGATTGCCACGCGCGCCGGAATCAACCATGAGCGAGACGGGATTATATTCGCGTTTGCCCTGGTTGGTTTCGAGGGTGCGCAGCATGACGTTGGCAATCTGGTCCGTGCAGTGGGTCCAGATATCGATGATTTTGTTATACCGCTCACCCGGGGTGATGACACCTTTGCGATATTGTTTCTCGACCTCGCGGATTTGCTTTTGCGCGGCCTCGATTTCTTGCTCCTTCTCTTTGGGAATGATCATGTCATCAATCCCGATGGAAACACCCGCCCGCGTGGCTTCGCGGAAGCCGAGTTCCTTGAGCTTATCGAGCATAATGACGGTCTTTTCGTGGCCGCAAATCTTGTAGCATTTCCAGATCAAATCGCCCAATTCGCTCTTCTTGACCGGTTTGTTTGGGAAACCCATCTCGGGCGGCCAGATTTCGCTGAACAAAATGCGGCCAACGGTGGTCTCGATGACCTTCTTGGTGGCATCGCCATACTCGGTCTTCTTGCCAAAATCAGGATTGGCAAGGCGGACGCGTTCATGGGTGGTGGTAGCGCCGTCGCTATAGGCGAAGATGGCCTCGGTTTTGGAGCCAAACAGCCGCAACAGGTTGGGATTGGTTGCAGGGGGCGTGCGCGGATCGGCGGTGAGATAGTAGCAGCCCAGGGTGATGTCCTGGGTGGGCGTGATAATGGGCTTGCCGCTCGATGGGCTGAAGATGTTATTGGGGGCCATCATCAGCAGTCGCGCCTCCAACTGCGCTTCGACCGAGAGCGGGACGTGCACAGCCATCTGGTCACCATCAAAGTCGGCATTGTAAGCCGTGCAAACCAGCGGATGAATACGAATGGCTTCGCCCTCGATAAGCTGGGGTTCGAATGCCTGCACCGAAAGCCGGTGGAGTGTTGGGGCGCGATTGAGCAGCACCGGGTGCCCCCTGGTGACCTCTTCGAGGATGTCCCACACCTCGGTCGTCTGCCGTTCGATCATTTTCTTGGCAGACCGGACGGTGTGAACGTAACCCAGTTCCTTCAAACGCCGGATGATGAACGGCTCGAAGAGCACCAAGGCCATTTTCTTGGGCAACCCACACTGGTGGAGCTTGAGTTCCGGACCAATGACGATGACGGAGCGGCCAGAGTAATCGACACGCTTGCCCAGGAGATTTTGGCGGAACCGGCCGCTCTTGCCCTTGAGCATATCGCTGAGCGATTTGAGAGCGCGATTGCCGGCGCCGGTGACGGCACGGCCATGCCTGCCGTTATCAAACAAGGCATCCACGGCTTCCTGCAACATCCGCTTTTCATTGCGGATGATGACCTCGGGAGTCTTGAGCTGGAGAAGGTTTTTCAACCGGTTGTTGCGGTTAATGACCCGGCGATACAGGTCATTGAGGTCTGAAGTGGCGAACCGGCCGCCTTCGAGCGGAACGAGCGGGCGCAAGTCGGGCGGGATGACGGGCAGAACGGTCAGGATCATCCATTCCGGCCGGCTCTTGGAGGATTGGAGGCCCTGCAGGAGCTTGATGCGTTTGGCCAATTTCTTGCGAATCTGCTTGCTCTTGGTTTCGGTCATCGCCTGCTGCAAGTGCTCGATCTGCTTGCCCAAGTCCACCCTGGATAAGGCATCGCGGACGGCTTCGGCGCCCATCTTAGCCACAAAGCCCTCCGGACCATAGGTCTCCCGGGCCTCCCGGTATTCATGTTCGCTGAGCAACTGGTGTTGCTTGAGCGGGGTCGAACCGGCGTCCACGACCATGTAATCCTCGTAATAAATGACGCGTTCGAGATTGCGAGCGGTCACATCGAGGACCAAGCCGATGCGGGATGGCATGCACTTGAAGAACCAGATATGGCAAACCGGAACCGCCAGCTCGATATGGCCCATGCGCTCGCGGCGGACGCGGGCCAGGGTGACCTCAACGCCACAGCGATCACAGACTACCCCACGATGCTTGATGCGCTTGTACTTCCCGCACGAGCATTCCCAGTCCTTCACCGGGCCGAAAATGCGTTCGCAAAACAAACCGCCTTTTTCAGGCTTAAAGGTGCGGTAATTGATGGTTTCGGGGTTCTTGACCTCCCCTTTGGACCAGGACCGGATGGCATCGGGCGACGCGACAGCGATCGCGACGTACTCCACTTGGTTGACCTTGTCCAGCCCGAGTAATTCCCGGGCGCTTTCTTTAGTGCTAATCATAAGAGTGAAATAAAAGTTTTAGACTGCCGTAAGGACTGTGGCCGGTTCCGGTGGCTGGTCCACCGGATTGGTGTAGCCGACTTTGACGTCCAGACCCAAGGACTGCATTTCCTTGACCAGCACGTTGAAGGATTCGGGAATGCCCGCTTCGAGGCTGTTGTCGCCTTTGACGATGCTTTCGTAAATGCGAGTGCGGCCCTGGACATCATCGGACTTAACCGTGAGCAATTCCTGAAGGGTGTAGGCTGCGCCGTAGGCCTCCATGGCCCAAACCTCCATTTCGCCGAAGCGCTGGCCGCCATACTGGGCTTTGCCGCCCAGGGGCTGCTGGGTCACCAGCGAATAAGGGCCCACGGCCCGCGCGTGGATTTTGTCAGCCACCAGATGGCCCAGCTTCATCATGTAAATGTAGCCGACCACGATCTCCTGGTCGAAGGACTCTCCGGTCCGCCCGTCGAAAAGCCGGGTCTTGCCGTGTTCGGGCAGGCTGGCTTCCTTGAGGTAATTGCGGATTTCCTTTTCCTTGATGCCGTCGAAGACAGGCGTGGCAAAGCGCAGTCCCAGAAGCCGGGCGGCCCAACCCAGGTGGGTTTCGAGCACCTGCCCGACGTTCATGCGCGAAGGCACGCCCAGCGGATTAAGCACGATATCGACCGGGGTCCCGTCTGCAAGAAACGGCATGTCTTCCTCGGCTACAATCTTGGCCACCACACCTTTGTTACCGTGGCGCCCGGCCATTTTGTCTCCAACCGACAGTTTGCGTTTGGATGCGATATAGACCTTAACGGATTTGATAACGCCGCTATCGACCCCTTCGCCGGACTCGGCGCGTTCGAGTTCTTCGTCATACTGCATCTGGAGGTCATCGAACTTCTTTTTGAAACTGCCGATGATCTCGTTGATCTTGTTGCGGATGGGAGACGGATCGATCTCGATGCGGTCATAGACCATGGCCAGCTTGCGCAATAATGTCTTTGTAATCTTGCGGTTAGCCGGGATGATGATCTCGCCGGTCTCGCTGTTGACCACATCCAGCGGAATCTTTTCTCCCAGCAGGATGTTGCTCAGGGCCTCGGTGAGCTGCTCTCGCAACTCGTCCATCTTTTTCTTATATTCCTCCTCGACCTCTTTGGCGTGGCGCTTCTCTTCGGAGGCATTGGCGCGCAAGTCCCGGTCGGACTCCTTTTTGGCCGAGACCTTCACATCCATAACGATGCCGTAGGTGCCGGAGGGAACTTTGAGCGACGTGTCCTTCACGTCGGCCGCCTTTTCGCCAAAGATAGCGCGCAACAGCCGCTCCTCGGGCGCCAACTCCGTCTCGCTCTTCGGGGTGATCTTGCCCACCAGGATGTCGCCCGGTTTGACTTCGGCGCCGACGCGGATGACGCCATCCGGACCGAGGTTTTTCAGGGCCTCATCGCCCAGGTTGGGAATATCTCGTGTGATTTCCTCGGGGCCCAGTTTGGTATCGCGGGCGCCGACCTCGAATTCGTCAATGTGAATCGACGTAAAGACGTCGTCCTTAACGATGCGCTCACTGATCAGGATAGCGTCCTCGAAGTTATAGCCGTTCCAAGGCATGAAGGCGACGAGGATGTTGCGGCCCAGGGCCAATTCACCACCCTGGGTGCAAGGGCCATCGGCGATGACCTGGCCCTTTTTGACGCTCTCACCTTTCTTGACCAGGATTTTCTGGTTAATGCAAGTGGCGGCATTGGAGCGCATGAACTTGCGGACCGGATAGACGTAAAGGCCCTTCTCCGGATCGGATTTGAGCTTCTTTTTGCCTTCCGGGAGCTTGCCATCCTCGGTGATGATAATCTGGCTGCCGTTCACGGAAGCGACTTTGCCGGCTTCCTCGGCAACAATGACAGCCCGCGAATCGCGCGCGACGCGCTCCTCCAGACCGGTTGCCACCAGGGGTGCTTCAGTTACCAACAGGGGCACAGCCTGTCGTTGCATGTTAGAACCCATCAGAGCGCGGTTGGCGTCATCATGCTCGAGAAATGGGATTAAGCTGGCCGCCACCGAAACCAATTGTTTGGGAGACACGTCCATGTAATCGACGCGCGCCGGCTCGACGTCGATAAAGTCACCCCGGCCACGGCAGACGACGCGATCGGTTGAAAAGGCGCCTTTATCGCTCACAGGCGAATTGGCCTGGGCAATCACGAAGGCCTCCTCCCGATCGGCGGTGAGGTAATCCAGGTGAGTGGAGACCTTGCCGGAATCGACTTTGCGATAAGGAGTCTCGAGAAAGCCAAAATCATTGATTCGGGCAAAAGTCGCCAGAGAGGCGATGAGGCCAATGTTGGGGCCTTCGGGGGTTTCGACCGGGCAAATGCGGCCATAATGCGAGGGGTGCACGTCACGCACCTCGAATCCGGCGCGGTCGCGAGAAAGGCCGCCGGGCCCAAGCGCCGAGAGCCGGCGTTTGTGGGTTAATTCGGCCAGGGGATTGATCTGGTCCATGAATTGCGAGAGCTGGCTGCGGCCAAAGAAATCCCGGATGACTGCCGAAAGGGCCTTGGGATTGATCAGCTTCTGGGGCGACATGGCTTCCACTCCCTGATCGAAGAGGGTCATGCGCTCTTTGACAAGGCGCTCGGTCCTGGCCAAGCCCACACGGCATTGATTGGCGAGCAATTCGCCAACCGTTCGCACCCGGCGGCTGCCCAGGTGATCGATGTCATCCAGCGAGCCTTCGCCCTTTTTCAAACGGAGCAAATACTTGGTGGCGGCCACCAGGTCGGCCTTGGTCAGAATGCGCGAGTCGCCGCCTTTAATGCCCAGTTTCTGATTGATTTTGTAGCGGCCAACGCGGCCCAGATCGTAGCGTTTGGGGTCGAAGAACAGGCGTTTGATCAAAGCGCGGGCATTGGCGGCC
It includes:
- a CDS encoding ATP-binding protein, whose translation is MIGVKGFDIIFPREYLRAALLVSLLSVWVLVGLFYYLNRYTKRYYFNIWTAAWLFYALWLTIGINVPSPAQGFFVVMIRDWCISLSAAFLLWGSLSFMEYKTPQSLFGCFIAFLLAWGYAGRLIAHDPFYVQCPTFVLTGLASMFAGFSFYRFRQHRPFVAVGMLFLGFFLWGIYLMTYPISQKFDTLINAGFLFSAVLQLFIAVSMIVLVLEEARHINKKVLEQIQSIDSEKRELQIKVLSAEEKCRSLFQQASLREELQNAYDELRQTQQSVMQQERLRALGQMASGIAHDINNALSPILAFSEMLLKKEPTLTDNSRRNLENIRTSAEDIAEIVCRMGEFYRRREHKDPLRLVSLEKLVQQVIDLTSPCWRDIPQSRGTVVQVRTRFEDPLPELYCNESELREAFTNLVLNSVDAMPQGGLITLGARPVNLATTPGQSQNPTHIVLEVTDNGTGMDETTRQRCLEPFFSTKRQRGGSGLGLAMVYGTVERHEGKIEVQSELNKGTTVRLVLPLRQPPKPKEPVLSSASRPGSSLRVLCIDDEPLLRELLKEVLEFYHHEVEAADGGELGLDIFKKAKTAGKPFDVVITDLGMPGLNGREVAERIKSESPGTGVIMLTGWGTMLEERGEDVAKVDAVLSKPPRVNELVETLAKVTGTAMPKEAYVAREPAEAACN
- a CDS encoding methyltransferase domain-containing protein, whose protein sequence is MRLRHFETLRPVCPVCRGAGHGDFPLRIAQVCRERQGDVLEGVLHCGNTDCRREYPIIDGIPLLIGNLRQYVADNFGLISMRRDISPLIESILGDCCGPGSAFDQTRQQISSYVWEHYGDLDPGFATGEFKPGSMMESLQAGLELAATLQAGPIIDLGCSVGRSSLALAEAGSELVLGVDLNYPMLRFASEVLHEGTVRYPLRRAGLVYERREFATRFAHPEQVDFWACDATALPLPADTFALAVNLNVLDCVSSPRELLVSIGRLLKEGGKAILTCPYDWSPTATALEAWVGGHSQRGPLGGSCEAVLRALLTPGAHPGSLTTLKLVAEREKLPWRLRLHDRSTMNYEVHLVIAQRASLKL
- a CDS encoding PAAR domain-containing protein; the protein is MPGTVILGKTMGNPAARMGDLVLQQAPHCHAPIHPPAPVPTPVPHPALPLAIIKGEPTVLIGGAPAARMTDMTAPCLLPGCVPGGPGMIMQASATVLVGGLPAARVGDMTMHSACVAPIPSPTGMILPPGCPTVLIGG
- the hisH gene encoding imidazole glycerol phosphate synthase subunit HisH encodes the protein MIALLDYGSGNLRSVHKALLKVGAEVRIARHPHEMDGAGAAVLPGVGAFDDCMLALKRQELLDATREFIKSGRPFLGICVGYQALFEHSEEFNSCAAGLAVFKGKVVRFEQSNGLKVPQIGWNQIEIINKACPLFNGVPDGSYFYFVHSFFPQPVDDSIVATRTDYGQTFASAVWRDNIFATQFHPEKSQNAGLQLLRNFVEIKNGISSSADTRSR
- a CDS encoding superoxide dismutase, whose product is MAYELPPLPYPKEALEPHIDAQTMEIHHDKHHGAYVANVNKAIAGKADLERKSVEELISNLDAVPADVRGVVRNNGGGHANHSMFWKLLAPRAGGAPAGKLADDIKGAFGSFDAFKERFEAAAMGRFGSGWAWLVVNQGKLEIVSTANQDNPLMGRGVSGAEGKPVFGCDVWEHAYYLKYQNRRAEYLKAFWNVVNWPEVAKNYEAAKK
- a CDS encoding methylated-DNA--[protein]-cysteine S-methyltransferase is translated as MNSMANSPTVPLSQAALDYARIERAILFLQERYLQQPALATVARAVHMSEYHFQRVFSRWAGISPKRFLQFLTIEHAKQQLLNSKPVLEAALDSGLSSPSRLHDLFLNIEAVTPGEYKTRGGGIQIHYGFAATPFGRCLLGRTGRGICWLSFFGNGGEETALDGLKDLWRNAELIEGGAQTLSLVNRIFSNIGHGNKKPLSLLLMGSNFQIKVWQALLRIPMGALVSYEALGHFIGAPRASRAIGSAVGANPIAYLIPCHRVIRKQGLWGGYRWGQPRKQAILAWEAARGMSNEGIKEEG